A segment of the Acidimicrobiales bacterium genome:
CCGCCGCCCTCCGGGGCGCTCGGCTCGGCGGCCCCGCCCAGCGCCGTCCGGCGCATCGACCACCCCGAGGTGGAACCCGTCGACCTGGTGGGCGCGGCCGGCGCCTCGGTGGCCAAGCGCCTCGTGCCCGCGGCGATCGTGGCGCTGCTCCTCGTGCTGCTGTTCGGGGCGCGGTGGCGCCGCCGCCGGCACCAGCGCGGCTGCCGCCGATGACGCTCGCCGCCGACGACCCGGCTGCCGACGACGCGGCCGCCGACGACCTGGCCGCCGACGACGCGGCCGCCGTCGCCCGTCTGCTCGGGCGGACCCCCCAGGGGTCGTTCGCGGTGGTCGTGCGCGATGTCGTGGGCCAGCCGGTCGTGATCCGCAACGCGCCCCTCCTCGACGGCGGGACGCCGATGCCGACCCGCTTCTGGCTGGTGGGCGACGCCGAGCAGCGCGCCGTGAGCCGCCTCGAGTCCGCCGGCGGGGTCAGGGCGGCCGACCGCGCCGTCGACGCGGTGGCCCTGGCCGAGGCCCACCGCCGCTACGCGGCCGAGCGCGAGGCCGAGCTCCCGCCGGGCCACCGGGGCCCCCGCCCGTCGGGCGGCGTGGGCGGCACGGCCCGCGGGGTGAAGTGCCTCCACGCCCACTACGCGTGGCACCTGGCCGGGGGCGACGACCCGGTGGGCCGGTGGGTGGCCGAGCGCCTGGCCGCCGGGACCGATGGCGCCGCCGGCACGGGCTGGGCGTGAGCCCCCGGGCATGAGGGGGCGGGCGTGAGCGGCCCGGTGGTGGCGGCCGTCGACATCGGCACCAACTCCACCCGCCTGCTCGTCAGCGACGGAGGCCGACGCGACCTGGCCCGCCTCCTGCGGGTGACCAGGCTGGGTGCGGGGGTCGAGGCCTCCGGCCGCCTGGCGCCGAGTGCCGTCGAGCGCACCGTCGCGGCCCTGCGCGAGTACCGGGAGGTCCTCGACCGCCTCGGGGCCGAGCGGGTGCGGGCCGTCACCACCTCGGCGGGTCGCGACGCCGGGGACGTGGACGTGTTCCTCCAGGCCGCCGCCGAGGCCCTGGGCGTGCGGCCCGAGGTGCTCGGGGGCGCCGAGGAGGGCCGCCTCGCCTTCGCGGGCGCCGCCGCCGCCCTCGAGCCCGCGCAGGGCCCGTTCCTCGTGGTCGACGTGGGCGGCGGGTCCACCGAGTTCTCGGTGGGGACGACCGCCTGCGAGGGCGTGGTGTCGGTCGACGTCGGGTCGGTGCGCCTCACCGAGGCGTACCTGCACCGGGATCCACCTGGGCCGGAGGAGCTGGTCGCGGCCCTTTCGGTGGTGGAGGCCCACCTCGACGACGTGGTGCGCGAGCTGCCGGCGGTGCGCGACGTCCGCACCCTCGTGGGCGTGGCCGGCACGGTCACCACCGTGGCCGCGGTGGAGCTCGGCCTGGCGGCGTACGACCGCGACCGGATCCACCACCTGGTGCTGACGAGAGCAGCCGTCGAGGACGTCTTCCGCACCCTCGCCACCGAGGCCCTCGCCGACCGGCTCCACAACCCCGGGCTGCCGGCCGACCGGGCCGACGTCATCGTGGGCGGCTGCTGCGTGCTGGTCCAGCTGTTCCGGGTGCTGGGCTTCGAGGAGCTCCTCGTGAGCGAGGCCGACCTGCTCGACGGCATCGTGGCCGGCCTGCTCCGCTGAGGCGGCGGTGCGGTCGGGCGTGGCCCCGGCCGCGCCGGGGACCGCCGCCTAGCATGCCGGCCGTGCCGCTGAGCGACCGCATCCTGATGGGGCCCGGCCCGTGCAACCCGTACCCGGAGGTGGCCGCGGCCTTCGCCCGGCCGCTCCTCGGGCACCTCGACCCCGAGTTCCTGGCGCTCCTCGACCAGACGTCGGAGCGGCTCCGCCAGGTCTTCCTCACCGCCAACGAGCTCACCGTGCCGATCAGCGGCACGGGCTCCGCCGGAATGGAGGCCTCCTTCGTCAACGTGGTGGCCCCCGGCGACGTCGTGGTGATCGGCGTGAACGGGGTGTTCGGCGAGCGCATGTGCGACGTGGCCGGGCGCTGCGGCGCCGAGGTGCACCGCGTCGAGGCCGAGTGGGGGCACGCCATCGACCCGCAGCGCCTCCTCGACGCCCACCCGTCACCCGACGTGATCGCCGTGGTGCACGCCGAGACCTCCACCGGCGTCCGCAACGACGTCGAGCCGCTCGGCGAGGCCAAGGGCGACGCCCTGCTCCTCGTCGACTGCGTGACGTCGCTCGGGGGCATCCCCGTCGAGGTGGACACCTGGGGGGTCGACCTGGCCTACAGCGGGACCCAGAAGTGCCTGGGCGTGCCACCGGGGCTGGCGCCCCTCACGGTCAGCGAGGCCGCCCGCGAGCGCTTCGTCGAGCGCGCCCAGAGCTGGTACCTCGACCTGCGCCTCATCTCCGACTACGCCACGTCGGGCTCGCCCCGCCGGTACCACCACACCGCGCCGATCTCCATGGTGTACGCCCTGCACGCCGGCCTCGGGGCCGTGCTCGACGAGGGGCTCCACCGGGCGTGGGAGCGCCACGCCTCGTGCGGGCAGCAGCTGCAGGACGGCCTGGAGCAGCTGGGGTTCGGGCTGTTCGCCCAGGAGGGCCACCGGCTGCCCGAGCTCACCACCGTCTGGGTGCCCGACGACCTCCCCGCCGGCCTCGACGAGGCCACGGTGCGGCGCCTGCTGCTCGAGAGATACGGCATCGAGATCGGTGGTG
Coding sequences within it:
- a CDS encoding DUF501 domain-containing protein; translation: MVVRDVVGQPVVIRNAPLLDGGTPMPTRFWLVGDAEQRAVSRLESAGGVRAADRAVDAVALAEAHRRYAAEREAELPPGHRGPRPSGGVGGTARGVKCLHAHYAWHLAGGDDPVGRWVAERLAAGTDGAAGTGWA
- a CDS encoding exopolyphosphatase; protein product: MVAAVDIGTNSTRLLVSDGGRRDLARLLRVTRLGAGVEASGRLAPSAVERTVAALREYREVLDRLGAERVRAVTTSAGRDAGDVDVFLQAAAEALGVRPEVLGGAEEGRLAFAGAAAALEPAQGPFLVVDVGGGSTEFSVGTTACEGVVSVDVGSVRLTEAYLHRDPPGPEELVAALSVVEAHLDDVVRELPAVRDVRTLVGVAGTVTTVAAVELGLAAYDRDRIHHLVLTRAAVEDVFRTLATEALADRLHNPGLPADRADVIVGGCCVLVQLFRVLGFEELLVSEADLLDGIVAGLLR
- a CDS encoding alanine--glyoxylate aminotransferase family protein, whose translation is MPAVPLSDRILMGPGPCNPYPEVAAAFARPLLGHLDPEFLALLDQTSERLRQVFLTANELTVPISGTGSAGMEASFVNVVAPGDVVVIGVNGVFGERMCDVAGRCGAEVHRVEAEWGHAIDPQRLLDAHPSPDVIAVVHAETSTGVRNDVEPLGEAKGDALLLVDCVTSLGGIPVEVDTWGVDLAYSGTQKCLGVPPGLAPLTVSEAARERFVERAQSWYLDLRLISDYATSGSPRRYHHTAPISMVYALHAGLGAVLDEGLHRAWERHASCGQQLQDGLEQLGFGLFAQEGHRLPELTTVWVPDDLPAGLDEATVRRLLLERYGIEIGGGLGPVAGRVWRIGCMGHTARPRNVTLLLGALGELLGR